In Flavobacterium endoglycinae, one DNA window encodes the following:
- the lon gene encoding endopeptidase La: MSNHKILTIDNLSLQEFDSEAELIPLLTPEDEEEMNNEELPVSLPILPLRNTVLFPGVVIPISAGRDKSIKLINDANAGGKIIGVVSQINEEDEDPSKDDIHTIGTVARILRVLKMPDGNVTVILQGKKRFEIDEVVSEEPYMTAHIKEVGETRPEENDSEFTAILDSVKELAIQIIKESPNIPSEATFAIKNIESQSFLINFVSSNMNLSVKEKQGLLSINGLKERALETLRYMNVELQKLELKNDIQSKVRFDLDQQQREYFLHQQMKTIQEELGGVSQEEEMDEMGLKAKTKKWDEKTQKHFEKELSKMRRMNPQSPDFGIQRNYLELFLELPWGEYSKDKFDLKHAQKILDKDHFGLDEVKKRMIEHLAVLKLRNDMKSPIICLTGPPGVGKTSIGRSVAEALGREYVRISLGGLRDEAEIRGHRKTYIGAMPGRIIQSLKKAGTSNPVFILDEIDKLSSGHSGDPSSALLEVLDPEQNNAFYDNFLEMGYDLSKVMFIATSNNMAAIQPALRDRMEVIKMSGYTIEEKVEIAKRHLFPKQLEAHGLTAKDLTIGKKQLEKIVEGYTRESGVRNLETKIAQVIRNAAKAVAMEEEYNKKVTDEDIVKVLGVPRLEHDKYENNDVAGVVTGLAWTSVGGDILFIESLISEGKGALTLTGNLGNVMKESATIALEYIKANAKKLGLSIELFQKYNIHLHVPEGATPKDGPSAGIAMLTSLVSLLTQKKVKKNLAMTGEITLRGKVLPVGGIKEKILAAKRAGIKEIILCHENKSDIDEIKAEYLEGLSFHYVKEMSEVLGIALTDQNVKNAKVLK, translated from the coding sequence ATGTCAAATCATAAAATACTTACTATTGACAATCTGTCACTTCAAGAATTCGATTCGGAAGCAGAATTAATTCCGTTATTGACTCCTGAAGACGAGGAAGAAATGAATAATGAAGAACTTCCTGTTTCTCTGCCAATTTTACCTTTACGAAATACAGTATTGTTTCCGGGTGTGGTTATTCCCATTTCTGCCGGAAGAGACAAATCTATTAAATTAATCAATGATGCCAATGCAGGCGGAAAAATCATTGGTGTTGTTTCCCAGATTAACGAAGAAGATGAAGATCCGTCAAAAGACGATATTCATACGATAGGAACAGTTGCGAGAATTCTGCGTGTTTTGAAAATGCCTGATGGAAATGTAACTGTAATTCTACAAGGAAAAAAACGTTTCGAAATTGATGAAGTAGTTTCGGAAGAACCTTATATGACTGCACATATAAAAGAAGTAGGAGAAACACGTCCAGAAGAAAACGACAGTGAATTTACTGCTATTTTAGATTCAGTTAAAGAATTAGCCATTCAAATTATCAAGGAAAGTCCAAATATTCCATCAGAAGCAACTTTTGCTATTAAAAACATTGAAAGCCAGTCGTTTTTAATCAATTTTGTTTCTTCTAATATGAATTTATCTGTAAAAGAAAAACAAGGTCTTTTATCGATAAATGGTTTAAAGGAACGTGCCTTGGAAACCTTACGTTATATGAATGTTGAACTTCAAAAATTAGAATTGAAGAACGATATTCAGTCAAAAGTTCGTTTTGATTTAGATCAGCAGCAAAGAGAATATTTCCTTCACCAGCAAATGAAAACCATTCAGGAAGAATTGGGAGGCGTTTCGCAGGAAGAAGAAATGGACGAAATGGGCTTAAAAGCCAAAACCAAAAAATGGGATGAAAAAACGCAGAAACATTTCGAAAAAGAATTGTCAAAAATGCGTCGTATGAATCCACAGTCACCTGATTTTGGAATTCAGCGTAACTATTTAGAGTTGTTTTTAGAATTGCCTTGGGGCGAATATTCTAAAGATAAATTCGATTTGAAACATGCTCAGAAAATATTAGATAAAGATCATTTTGGACTTGACGAAGTTAAAAAAAGAATGATCGAACATTTAGCAGTTTTAAAATTGCGAAATGACATGAAATCCCCAATTATATGTTTAACTGGACCTCCGGGAGTTGGTAAAACCTCTATTGGACGTTCTGTGGCAGAAGCGTTAGGCCGCGAATATGTTCGAATTTCATTAGGCGGTTTACGTGATGAAGCTGAGATTCGCGGACACAGAAAAACCTATATTGGCGCCATGCCGGGAAGAATTATCCAGAGTTTGAAAAAAGCAGGAACATCAAATCCTGTATTTATTCTGGATGAGATTGATAAATTATCAAGCGGACACAGTGGCGATCCTTCTTCTGCTTTACTTGAAGTTTTAGATCCGGAACAAAACAATGCTTTTTATGATAATTTCCTTGAAATGGGATACGATTTATCGAAAGTAATGTTTATTGCAACTTCAAATAATATGGCAGCGATTCAGCCTGCTTTGCGTGACAGAATGGAAGTAATCAAAATGTCAGGTTATACAATTGAAGAAAAAGTTGAAATTGCAAAAAGACACCTTTTTCCAAAACAATTGGAAGCACACGGTTTAACTGCTAAAGATTTAACCATTGGAAAAAAACAATTAGAAAAAATTGTTGAAGGCTATACTCGTGAATCTGGTGTTCGTAATCTAGAAACTAAAATTGCTCAAGTAATTCGTAACGCTGCAAAAGCTGTAGCAATGGAAGAGGAGTACAATAAAAAAGTAACTGATGAAGATATTGTAAAAGTTTTAGGCGTTCCAAGATTAGAACATGACAAATACGAAAACAACGATGTTGCCGGAGTCGTTACAGGTTTGGCTTGGACAAGTGTTGGAGGAGATATTTTATTTATTGAATCATTAATTTCTGAAGGAAAAGGAGCTTTAACGCTTACTGGAAACCTTGGGAATGTAATGAAAGAATCGGCTACAATTGCACTTGAATACATTAAAGCAAATGCTAAAAAGTTAGGTTTATCAATAGAATTATTTCAGAAATACAACATTCACCTGCACGTTCCAGAAGGAGCAACTCCAAAAGACGGACCAAGTGCTGGTATTGCAATGCTTACTTCTTTAGTTTCATTATTGACACAAAAGAAAGTGAAGAAAAACTTGGCCATGACCGGAGAAATTACACTTCGTGGAAAAGTACTTCCAGTTGGCGGTATTAAAGAGAAAATCTTAGCTGCCAAAAGAGCTGGTATAAAAGAAATCATCTTATGCCATGAAAATAAAAGTGATATTGACGAAATTAAAGCAGAATATTTAGAAGGTCTTTCTTTTCATTATGTAAAAGAAATGAGCGAAGTATTAGGAATTGCACTTACAGATCAAAATGTAAAAAATGCTAAAGTGCTAAAATAA
- the porQ gene encoding type IX secretion system protein PorQ, whose translation MLKHYVLFLLISVCSASFGQIGGRYTYQFLNLTTNPRQAALGGKTITIYDEDVNQAMSNPAALNEDMDNHLGLNYGNYYGEASYGTASYAYTYDRHVQTFYAGINYVNYGSFEGYDENGQKTSDFTGSEGALSLGYAYNVPFTDLHIGANVKLITSTLESYNSFGAAIDLGFLYVIEKNNVNLALVIRNIGTQFRTYAGIQENLPFEITAGASQELEHVPIRWHLTLENLQQWNISFSNPVRGETNIDGSTSSEKVSFVNNALRHVVFGVELFPQKAVNLRLGYNFRRGEELRVEEQRNFSGISLGFGLRMNKLKFNYSYSRYTLAGNTSLFGLILNFQ comes from the coding sequence ATGTTAAAACACTATGTTTTATTTTTACTGATATCAGTTTGTTCGGCTTCGTTCGGGCAGATTGGTGGGCGTTACACGTATCAATTTCTTAATCTTACCACCAATCCACGTCAGGCAGCATTGGGTGGAAAAACAATCACCATTTACGATGAAGATGTCAATCAGGCAATGTCAAATCCGGCAGCGTTAAATGAAGATATGGACAATCATCTTGGTCTAAATTATGGAAACTATTATGGCGAAGCTTCTTATGGAACAGCTTCTTATGCATATACTTACGACCGACATGTACAGACTTTTTACGCAGGTATAAACTATGTAAACTACGGATCATTTGAAGGTTATGATGAAAACGGACAGAAAACTTCGGATTTTACAGGAAGTGAAGGCGCACTATCGCTGGGCTATGCTTATAATGTGCCTTTTACAGATCTTCATATTGGTGCTAATGTAAAGTTAATAACTTCAACCTTAGAAAGTTATAACTCATTTGGTGCTGCGATTGATTTAGGTTTTTTATATGTAATTGAAAAAAATAACGTAAATTTGGCTCTGGTAATCAGAAACATAGGTACGCAATTTAGAACGTACGCAGGAATACAGGAGAATTTGCCCTTTGAGATCACTGCTGGAGCTTCGCAAGAATTAGAGCATGTTCCTATTCGCTGGCATCTTACGCTAGAGAATTTACAGCAATGGAATATATCTTTTTCTAATCCCGTACGCGGAGAAACCAATATTGATGGATCAACTAGCAGTGAAAAAGTCTCTTTTGTAAATAACGCATTACGACATGTTGTTTTTGGGGTTGAATTATTTCCCCAGAAAGCAGTCAATCTGCGTTTAGGATACAACTTCAGGAGAGGCGAGGAATTACGCGTGGAAGAACAACGCAATTTTTCAGGAATATCATTAGGATTTGGATTGCGAATGAATAAATTAAAATTTAATTATTCATATTCCAGATATACATTAGCAGGCAATACAAGTCTTTTTGGTTTAATTTTAAATTTTCAATAG
- a CDS encoding murein L,D-transpeptidase catalytic domain-containing protein, whose amino-acid sequence MKTLGLFLFMTVGVFTGSKHYFNKESITSVEIERINSRIDDIKNMIDTDHKYNTKIAFLVDMRVPSGKNRFFVYDLQKNEVIDQGLVAHGSGSETGVKGILKFSNTPNSNCTALGKYTIEKCYKGMFGKAYKLNGLDETNNNALKRAIVLHYYSAVPYGEQDYYISNSHGCPMVNEQFFKRIEKIIDGSKSKIILDIYY is encoded by the coding sequence ATGAAAACACTTGGTTTGTTTTTGTTTATGACAGTAGGCGTTTTTACGGGTTCAAAACACTACTTCAATAAAGAATCTATTACAAGCGTAGAAATCGAAAGAATCAACAGCAGAATAGACGATATTAAAAATATGATCGATACCGATCATAAATACAATACCAAAATTGCTTTTTTGGTAGATATGAGAGTGCCTTCAGGAAAAAACCGATTTTTTGTTTACGATCTTCAAAAAAATGAAGTTATCGATCAAGGGCTTGTGGCTCACGGTTCAGGATCTGAAACAGGAGTGAAGGGAATACTTAAATTTAGTAATACTCCCAATTCAAACTGTACCGCTTTAGGTAAATATACCATCGAGAAATGTTATAAAGGAATGTTTGGGAAAGCATACAAACTTAATGGACTAGATGAAACCAATAATAATGCTTTAAAAAGAGCAATCGTACTACATTATTATTCGGCTGTACCTTATGGCGAACAAGATTATTACATAAGTAATAGTCATGGCTGCCCGATGGTAAATGAGCAGTTTTTTAAAAGAATTGAAAAGATAATTGACGGCTCTAAATCGAAAATTATCTTGGATATTTATTACTAA
- the cmk gene encoding (d)CMP kinase, protein MKKITIAIDGFSSTGKSTLAKQLAKELEYVYVDTGAMYRAVAYFAMQHNFIGPDFFDKNALIENLPKIQLEFKFNADLGFAEMYLNGENVEKQIRTIEVSSFVSKVAAISEVRSKLVEQQQEMGKNKAIVMDGRDIGTVVFPNAELKIFMTASAETRAQRRFDELQQKGDNVTYEEVLQNVVERDNLDTSREDSPLVIAEDAIEIDNSYLNKEEQFAAVLELVNDVVKTT, encoded by the coding sequence TTGAAAAAGATTACAATTGCTATCGACGGCTTTTCATCAACTGGTAAAAGTACATTGGCAAAACAATTAGCAAAAGAACTTGAATATGTATATGTAGACACTGGTGCCATGTACCGCGCGGTGGCTTATTTTGCTATGCAGCACAATTTTATAGGACCCGATTTTTTTGATAAAAATGCTTTAATCGAAAATTTACCAAAAATTCAATTAGAATTTAAATTTAATGCTGATTTAGGTTTTGCCGAAATGTATTTAAATGGCGAAAATGTTGAAAAACAAATTAGAACTATCGAAGTTTCAAGTTTTGTGAGTAAGGTAGCCGCTATTTCTGAAGTTCGTTCAAAATTAGTTGAACAGCAGCAGGAAATGGGAAAAAACAAAGCGATTGTAATGGATGGCAGAGATATAGGAACCGTAGTTTTTCCAAATGCCGAACTTAAAATATTTATGACTGCCAGTGCAGAAACCCGTGCACAAAGACGTTTTGACGAATTACAGCAAAAAGGAGATAATGTTACGTATGAAGAAGTTTTACAAAATGTTGTAGAAAGAGATAATCTCGATACAAGCCGTGAAGATTCGCCTTTAGTAATTGCCGAAGATGCTATTGAGATTGATAATTCTTACTTAAATAAAGAAGAGCAATTTGCGGCTGTTTTGGAATTGGTAAATGATGTTGTTAAAACAACGTAA
- a CDS encoding nucleoside permease encodes MGIKNRLILMSFLQFFVWGAWLITIGNYWFGTKNWEGTQFGLVFGTMGIASLFMPTLTGIIADRWVNAEKLYGILHILYAAVLFGIAQVATPDAFIAVMLLAMCCYMPTIALSNSISYTSLKLNNKNIVKDFPPIRVWGTIGFIVAMWITNLSGSKASEYQFYIAAIGALILGIYAFTLPKCEPQRLIKENATWTETFGLESFKLFTNYKMALFFVFSMFLGGALQLTNAYGDVFLDEFKHFPKYADSFVIKYSTIIMSISQVSETLFILAIPFFLRRFGIKQVMLISMLAWVLRFGLFAFGDPLNGLWMIILSCIVYGMAFDFFNISGSLFVESNTDSKIRSSAQGLFMMMTNGVGAVLGSLTSGWAIDRFFTKSFTNTTELAGFLQTDATNEKMVEFVKSQGNSISHEGTFTNPVLMKDWHTIWLSFAVYALVIAIAFAVLFKHKHDPKEIENLSH; translated from the coding sequence ATGGGGATTAAAAACAGATTGATATTAATGAGCTTTCTGCAATTTTTTGTTTGGGGAGCCTGGCTTATAACAATTGGAAATTATTGGTTTGGCACAAAAAACTGGGAAGGAACTCAATTTGGACTGGTTTTCGGAACTATGGGAATTGCTTCTCTTTTTATGCCAACGCTTACAGGTATCATCGCAGACAGATGGGTAAATGCTGAAAAACTCTATGGAATCCTTCATATTTTATACGCTGCCGTTTTATTTGGAATCGCACAAGTAGCAACACCAGATGCTTTTATTGCAGTAATGCTTTTAGCAATGTGCTGCTATATGCCCACAATTGCTTTGAGTAATTCTATTTCGTACACCTCATTAAAATTAAATAACAAAAATATAGTAAAAGATTTTCCGCCTATTCGTGTATGGGGAACAATTGGTTTTATTGTGGCTATGTGGATTACCAATTTGAGCGGCAGTAAAGCAAGTGAATATCAATTTTATATTGCTGCAATAGGCGCTTTAATTCTCGGAATTTACGCTTTTACTTTACCAAAATGTGAACCACAGCGTTTGATTAAAGAAAATGCAACTTGGACAGAAACTTTTGGTTTGGAATCTTTCAAGTTATTTACAAACTATAAAATGGCATTGTTTTTTGTTTTTTCTATGTTTTTAGGGGGAGCACTTCAATTGACAAATGCTTATGGAGATGTATTTTTAGATGAATTCAAACATTTTCCTAAATATGCAGATTCGTTTGTAATTAAGTATTCGACTATTATTATGTCGATTTCGCAAGTTTCTGAAACCTTATTTATTTTGGCAATTCCATTTTTCTTAAGACGTTTCGGAATCAAACAAGTAATGCTGATTAGTATGCTGGCTTGGGTTTTACGCTTCGGATTATTTGCTTTCGGAGATCCTCTAAACGGCTTATGGATGATTATCTTATCTTGTATTGTTTACGGAATGGCATTTGACTTCTTTAATATTTCAGGTTCATTATTCGTAGAAAGTAATACCGATTCTAAAATCCGTTCATCAGCTCAAGGATTATTTATGATGATGACAAATGGAGTAGGAGCAGTTCTAGGAAGTTTAACTTCTGGCTGGGCAATTGATCGTTTCTTTACAAAATCATTTACAAACACCACAGAATTGGCAGGATTCTTACAAACGGATGCCACTAACGAAAAAATGGTTGAATTTGTAAAAAGTCAAGGAAATTCAATTTCTCATGAAGGTACTTTTACAAATCCGGTTTTAATGAAAGACTGGCATACGATCTGGTTGTCATTTGCAGTTTATGCATTGGTAATTGCAATTGCTTTTGCTGTTCTATTTAAACACAAACACGATCCGAAAGAAATTGAGAATTTGAGTCATTAG
- the rpsA gene encoding 30S ribosomal protein S1, with product MSEQTKSQEEFLANFNWHNFQEGIDAVDEKNLQEFEELVSKTFIATDQEEVVEGVVVRITDRDVIVDINAKSEGVISLNEFRYNPNLKVGDKVEVLIDIREDKTGQLVLSHRKARTIKSWDRVIAANETGEIVNGFVKCRTKGGMIVDVFGIEAFLPGSQIDVKPIRDYDVYVNKMMEFKVVKINHEFKNVVVSHKALIEADIEVQKKEIIGQLQKGQVLEGVVKNITSYGVFIDLGGVDGLIHITDLSWSRINHPSEVLELDQKLNVVILDFDDEKTRIQLGLKQLNAHPWDALDANLTVGDKVKGKVVVIADYGAFIEVAEGVEGLIHVSEMSWSTHLRSAQDFVKVGDVVEAVILTLDREDRKMSLGIKQLTQDPWTDITSKYPVGSKHTGIVRNFTNFGIFVELEEGIDGLIYISDLSWTKKIKHPSEFVNVGEKLDVVVLELDVEGRKLSLGHKQTTANPWDQYEDSFAVGTIHNGEISEIVDKGATVEFGDDIVAFIPTRHLEKEDGKKLKKGDTADFKVIEFNKEFKRVVASHTAIFREEEEKNVKAAAETTASASTNAPAATLGDNNDVLAALKAKMEKTEKK from the coding sequence ATGTCTGAACAAACAAAATCACAAGAAGAGTTTTTAGCAAATTTTAACTGGCACAACTTCCAAGAAGGAATCGATGCAGTAGATGAGAAAAACTTGCAAGAGTTTGAAGAACTAGTATCAAAAACTTTCATCGCTACAGATCAAGAAGAAGTAGTTGAAGGAGTTGTAGTTAGAATTACAGATAGAGACGTTATCGTTGATATCAATGCTAAATCTGAAGGTGTTATTTCTTTAAACGAATTTCGTTACAACCCAAATTTAAAAGTAGGTGACAAAGTAGAAGTATTAATTGACATCCGTGAGGATAAAACAGGTCAATTAGTATTATCTCACAGAAAAGCACGTACTATCAAATCTTGGGATAGAGTTATTGCAGCAAATGAAACTGGAGAAATCGTTAACGGTTTTGTTAAATGCAGAACTAAAGGAGGTATGATTGTTGACGTATTCGGAATCGAAGCGTTCTTACCTGGATCTCAAATTGACGTTAAGCCCATTAGAGACTACGATGTATATGTAAACAAAATGATGGAATTCAAAGTGGTAAAAATCAACCACGAATTCAAAAACGTAGTTGTATCTCATAAAGCTCTTATCGAGGCTGATATTGAAGTACAGAAAAAAGAAATCATCGGTCAATTACAAAAAGGACAAGTATTAGAAGGTGTTGTTAAAAACATTACTTCTTATGGTGTGTTCATTGACTTAGGTGGTGTTGACGGATTAATTCACATTACTGACCTTTCTTGGAGCAGAATCAACCACCCAAGTGAAGTTCTTGAATTAGACCAAAAATTAAACGTTGTAATCCTTGATTTCGATGATGAGAAAACAAGAATTCAATTAGGATTGAAACAATTAAACGCTCACCCATGGGATGCTTTAGATGCTAACTTAACTGTTGGTGATAAAGTTAAAGGTAAAGTAGTTGTAATCGCTGATTACGGTGCATTTATCGAAGTTGCTGAAGGTGTTGAAGGTTTAATCCACGTTTCTGAAATGTCATGGTCAACTCACTTACGTTCTGCTCAGGACTTCGTGAAAGTTGGAGATGTTGTTGAAGCAGTTATCTTAACTCTTGACAGAGAAGATCGTAAGATGTCATTAGGTATCAAACAATTAACTCAAGATCCATGGACTGATATTACTTCTAAATACCCAGTAGGTTCTAAACACACAGGTATCGTTAGAAACTTCACAAACTTTGGTATTTTCGTAGAATTAGAAGAAGGAATTGATGGATTAATCTACATCTCTGACTTATCTTGGACTAAGAAAATTAAACACCCATCTGAGTTTGTAAACGTTGGTGAAAAACTTGATGTTGTTGTATTAGAATTAGATGTTGAAGGACGTAAATTATCTTTAGGTCACAAACAAACTACTGCTAATCCTTGGGATCAATACGAAGATTCTTTCGCTGTAGGAACTATCCACAACGGTGAGATTTCTGAAATCGTTGACAAAGGAGCTACTGTAGAATTCGGAGATGATATCGTTGCTTTCATTCCAACTCGTCACCTTGAAAAAGAGGACGGAAAGAAATTGAAAAAAGGTGATACAGCTGATTTCAAAGTAATCGAATTCAATAAAGAATTCAAAAGAGTTGTTGCTTCTCACACTGCTATCTTCAGAGAAGAAGAAGAGAAAAACGTGAAAGCTGCTGCTGAAACTACTGCATCTGCATCTACTAACGCACCAGCTGCGACTTTAGGTGACAACAATGATGTATTAGCTGCTTTAAAAGCTAAAATGGAAAAAACTGAGAAAAAATAA
- a CDS encoding ExbD/TolR family protein, with the protein MQNLPKKVRSKKLNSRVDLTAMVSVSFLLIIFFMIATELRKPKIMDLTLPYYDPKWDHIISCGVRADDRLITVILDDNNKIVTYSGLLFDPFEKPKQISYGKNGIRKELFNKKKRILEYSTVMGRSNRGPIVIIKPSKKSNFKNLIDILDEMTITGIDTYAIVNEFTPEESRLLASN; encoded by the coding sequence ATGCAAAATCTACCAAAAAAAGTTCGAAGTAAAAAACTAAACTCAAGAGTTGATTTAACCGCTATGGTTAGTGTTTCATTTCTATTGATTATATTTTTTATGATTGCAACTGAATTGAGAAAACCAAAAATTATGGATTTAACCCTTCCATATTATGATCCAAAATGGGATCATATTATTAGTTGCGGAGTTAGAGCAGATGATCGTTTAATTACAGTTATATTAGATGACAATAACAAAATAGTAACATATTCAGGTCTTTTATTTGATCCTTTTGAAAAACCAAAACAAATCAGTTATGGCAAAAATGGAATACGCAAAGAACTCTTTAATAAAAAGAAGAGAATCTTAGAATATTCGACAGTAATGGGAAGATCTAATCGGGGACCAATTGTAATTATTAAACCAAGTAAAAAAAGTAATTTCAAAAATTTGATAGATATTCTCGATGAAATGACAATTACTGGAATTGATACTTATGCGATTGTTAACGAATTTACTCCCGAAGAGTCAAGATTATTAGCTTCAAATTAA
- a CDS encoding ExbD/TolR family protein, which yields MKNLPKKIRSKKLSSRVDLTAMVSVSFLLIIFFMVVGELSKPKTLALSLPDRDRGCGEPTAGCYIGNRFYTVLLGENDKIITYTGILNYPIKKTNETNYSENGFRNELNIVNKKILEYSAAIGKPNQGAIVFIKPSNKSNYGNLVNILEEMRLANIESYAIVDEFTPEESKLLAFN from the coding sequence ATGAAAAATCTACCCAAAAAAATCCGAAGTAAAAAATTAAGTTCTAGAGTCGATTTAACCGCAATGGTCAGCGTTTCTTTCCTGCTGATTATATTTTTCATGGTTGTTGGCGAATTATCGAAGCCTAAAACTCTCGCTCTAAGTTTACCAGATCGAGATCGAGGTTGTGGCGAACCTACAGCAGGTTGTTACATAGGCAACCGTTTTTATACTGTTCTATTAGGCGAAAACGACAAAATAATAACATATACGGGAATCTTGAATTATCCTATTAAGAAAACAAATGAGACCAATTATAGTGAAAATGGATTTAGAAATGAATTAAACATTGTAAATAAAAAAATTCTTGAATATTCAGCTGCTATAGGAAAACCAAATCAAGGCGCAATTGTTTTTATAAAACCATCCAACAAAAGTAATTATGGAAATTTAGTTAATATTTTAGAAGAGATGAGACTGGCTAATATTGAATCTTATGCTATTGTAGATGAATTTACACCTGAAGAATCAAAATTACTGGCCTTTAATTAG
- a CDS encoding fasciclin domain-containing protein, with amino-acid sequence MKTRKFLAAAVLALGFAFTSNAQKTVMVGGAAMYPNKNIIENAVNSKDHTTLVAAVKAADLVETLKGKGPFTVFAPTNAAFDKLPKGTVETLLKPENKKKLQTILTYHVVSGKWNAADIAKAIKDGKGKASIKTVSGGTLTAWMKGKDLYISDENGNKSKVTIADVNQSNGVIHVIDTVLLPKS; translated from the coding sequence ATGAAAACTAGAAAATTTTTAGCAGCGGCAGTTTTGGCTTTAGGATTTGCATTTACATCGAATGCTCAAAAAACAGTTATGGTAGGAGGAGCTGCCATGTATCCTAACAAAAATATTATTGAAAATGCAGTTAATTCAAAAGATCATACCACTTTGGTAGCGGCTGTAAAAGCGGCAGATTTAGTAGAGACTTTAAAAGGAAAAGGACCATTTACGGTTTTTGCTCCAACAAATGCAGCTTTTGATAAATTACCAAAAGGAACTGTTGAAACACTTTTAAAACCTGAGAACAAAAAGAAACTTCAAACAATCTTAACCTATCATGTTGTTTCTGGAAAATGGAATGCGGCTGATATTGCTAAAGCAATTAAAGATGGTAAAGGAAAAGCTTCTATAAAAACAGTAAGCGGTGGTACATTAACAGCTTGGATGAAAGGTAAAGATTTGTACATCAGCGATGAAAATGGTAACAAATCAAAAGTTACAATTGCCGATGTAAACCAGTCAAATGGAGTAATTCATGTAATTGACACAGTGTTATTGCCAAAAAGCTAA
- a CDS encoding EamA family transporter → MKNREFNLPPVPAVLLAIISVQCGAAIAKTLFPVIGAAGTASLRIGISALILLLAYRPNFKNITRAQWKIVIPYGVSLGAMNLVFYFAIERIPIGLAVTLEFVGPLLLAIIGSKRLIDYCWVLLAAIGILFIAPWTNDRLDSLGVLFALLAGAFWAGYIVLGGKISKIMNSGYAVSTGMLFAAILVLPFGFLENGFVNLTPKFFGMGIALALLSSAIPFTLEMKALGQLPPRTFSILMSLEPAAASICGFIFLQENLNLYEIFAVICVIIASAGSTLTAKK, encoded by the coding sequence ATGAAAAATAGAGAATTCAACCTCCCTCCTGTTCCAGCAGTATTATTAGCAATTATAAGCGTACAATGTGGCGCTGCCATTGCAAAAACGCTTTTCCCTGTTATTGGAGCAGCCGGAACAGCATCACTTCGTATTGGAATTTCAGCTTTAATTTTATTACTGGCTTACAGACCAAATTTTAAAAACATAACCAGAGCCCAGTGGAAAATTGTAATTCCTTATGGTGTATCATTGGGAGCCATGAATTTAGTGTTTTACTTCGCTATTGAAAGAATCCCTATCGGATTGGCTGTTACTTTAGAATTTGTTGGGCCATTATTATTAGCTATTATAGGTTCAAAACGTCTGATAGACTATTGCTGGGTTTTATTAGCAGCCATTGGAATTTTATTTATAGCTCCCTGGACAAATGATCGCTTAGATTCTCTTGGCGTTTTATTTGCTCTTCTAGCAGGTGCTTTTTGGGCAGGTTATATAGTCTTAGGGGGTAAAATTTCTAAAATAATGAATAGCGGTTACGCAGTTTCTACCGGAATGTTATTTGCTGCCATTTTAGTGCTTCCTTTTGGATTTTTAGAAAACGGATTTGTTAATCTTACTCCAAAATTCTTCGGAATGGGAATTGCTTTGGCGCTTTTATCAAGTGCAATTCCATTTACTTTAGAAATGAAAGCTTTAGGACAGCTTCCTCCACGAACTTTCAGTATTCTAATGAGTTTAGAGCCAGCGGCAGCTTCAATTTGTGGTTTTATCTTTTTACAGGAAAATTTAAACTTATACGAAATTTTCGCTGTAATCTGTGTAATTATTGCATCGGCAGGAAGTACTCTGACAGCGAAAAAATAA
- a CDS encoding SsrA-binding protein, whose amino-acid sequence MFKILAKLNKILLPSFTKQGLDISKAKKWQIAIIGYRAYVTKRALGN is encoded by the coding sequence ATGTTTAAAATATTAGCCAAACTAAACAAAATTCTTCTGCCTAGTTTTACTAAACAAGGTTTAGATATTTCTAAAGCCAAAAAATGGCAGATTGCTATAATTGGCTATCGTGCTTACGTTACAAAGCGTGCCCTAGGCAATTAA